A genome region from Candidatus Angelobacter sp. includes the following:
- a CDS encoding type II secretion system protein has product MPVKAGKRNRPALFTDVNARAFTLIELLVVIAIIGILASLLLPALGSAKERVRRAACLNNIHQFIMATHIYAGDYQDYLPRGGTDNRNTNDTHTPILSTATKSNILHYASPLKVLDCPNLARSFEQEKDWRMQPDYGVAIGYHYLGGHSNTPWPPAGNATNTWISPQKTAEDPALVLVADLNVYAYSYQRILAPHTAHGPVIRDAAYFEEHPEAYQQTPASIGAKGGNVGLLDGSVAWKDASRMKSYVGSQIWGTDGSFGLW; this is encoded by the coding sequence TTGCCGGTCAAGGCAGGAAAAAGAAACCGTCCGGCCCTGTTCACGGACGTGAACGCCCGCGCCTTCACCCTGATCGAGCTGCTGGTCGTCATTGCCATAATCGGCATTCTCGCTTCGCTGCTTCTGCCGGCGTTGGGCAGCGCCAAGGAGCGGGTGCGCCGGGCCGCGTGTCTGAACAACATCCATCAGTTCATCATGGCGACCCACATTTATGCGGGCGATTATCAGGATTATCTGCCACGCGGAGGTACCGACAATCGCAACACGAACGATACTCACACACCGATTCTTTCCACCGCCACCAAGAGCAACATTCTTCATTACGCCAGTCCCTTGAAGGTGCTCGATTGCCCGAACCTGGCGAGATCGTTTGAACAGGAAAAAGACTGGCGAATGCAACCGGACTATGGCGTGGCCATCGGCTACCACTACTTGGGCGGCCACTCGAACACGCCCTGGCCGCCTGCGGGAAATGCGACCAACACGTGGATTTCGCCGCAAAAGACAGCGGAAGATCCGGCGCTCGTGCTGGTGGCGGATCTGAACGTTTATGCGTACAGTTACCAGCGCATTCTTGCGCCGCACACGGCGCACGGACCGGTCATCCGTGACGCGGCTTACTTCGAGGAACACCCGGAGGCGTATCAACAGACCCCCGCCTCCATCGGCGCGAAAGGCGGCAACGTCGGCCTGCTCGACGGCTCCGTTGCCTGGAAGGATGCGTCACGAATGAAATCCTACGTCGGTTCTCAAATCTGGGGCACGGACGGCAGCTTCGGCCTGTGGTAA